A single region of the Zootoca vivipara chromosome 2, rZooViv1.1, whole genome shotgun sequence genome encodes:
- the LOC132591276 gene encoding zinc finger protein 814-like produces MECGKSFTESGKLRIHQRTHMGEKPFQCMDCGKSFSRSGHFRNHQRIHTGEKQFQCMECGKSFSHSGYLRSHQQSHMGEKPFKCMQCGKSFSHSGQLTIHQRTHTGEKPFQCMDCGKSFSQSGQLKNHQRIHTGEKPFQCMECGKSFSHSGNLRIHQRNHTGEKPFKCMECGQSFSHSGHLRIHQRSHTGEKPFQCMECGKCFSQSGKLNSHHRTHTGEKPFKCMECGKSFSKSGHLRNHQRIHTGEKPFKCMECGKSFSQSGHLRRHQRSHMGEKPFKCMECGESFSRSGYFRIHQGIHTGEKPFECMECGKSFSRSGHLRIHQRSHMGEKPFQCIECGKSFSQSGNLRIHQRSHTGEKPFKCMECGKCFTNNGELRKHQRSHTGEKPFKCMECGKRFSLSGNFRKHQRTHTGEKPFQCMECGMSFSQSGQLRIHQRSHTGEKPFQCMECGMSFSQSGQLRIHQLSHTGEKPFKCMECGKSFTDSGRFRRHTKTHTGEKPFKCIECGKCFSRSEKLNLHNRTHTGEKPFKCMECGMSFSHSGNLRIHQRTHTGEKPFKCMECGKSFSQSGNLRKHQRTHTGEKSYKS; encoded by the coding sequence atggagtgtggaaagagcttcactgagagtggaaaacttagaattcatcaacggactcacatgggggagaaaccatttcaatgcatggattgtggaaagagcttcagtcggagtggacactttagaaaccatcaacggattcacacgggggagaaacaatttcaatgcatggagtgtggaaagagcttcagtcatagtGGATACCTTAGAAGTCATCAACAGAGTCACatgggagagaaaccatttaaatgcatgcagtgtggaaagagcttcagtcacagtggacagCTTacaattcatcaacggactcacacgggggagaaaccatttcaatgcatggattgtggaaagagcttcagtcagagtggacagctTAAaaaccatcaacggattcacacaggggagaaaccatttcaatgcatggagtgtggaaagagcttcagccacagtggaaaccttagaatccATCAACGGaatcacacaggggagaagccatttaaatgcatggagtgtggacagagcttcagtcacagtggacaccttagaattcatcaacggagtcacacgggggagaaaccatttcaatgcatggaatgtggaaagtgcttcagtcagagtgggaaactgaattcacatcatcgaactcacacaggagagaaaccatttaaatgtatggagtgtggaaagagcttcagtaagagtggacaccttagaaaccatcaacggattcacacgggggagaaaccatttaaatgcatggagtgtggaaagagcttcagtcagagtggacaccttagaagacatcaacggagtcacatgggggagaaaccatttaaatgcatggagtgtggagagagcttcagtcggagtggatACTTTAGAATCCATCAagggattcacacaggagagaaaccttttgaatgcatggagtgtggaaagagcttcagtcggagtggacaccttagaattcatcaacggagtcacatgggggagaaaccatttcagtgcatcgagtgtggaaagagcttcagtcagagtggaaaccttagaattcatcaacggagtcacacaggggagaaaccatttaaatgcatggaatgtggaaagtgcttcactaACAATGGagaacttagaaaacatcaacggagtCATACGGGAGAAAAAccgtttaaatgcatggagtgtggaaagcgtTTCAGTCTGAGTGGAAACTTTAGAAaacaccaacggactcacacgggggagaaaccatttcaatgcatggagtgtggaatgagcttcagtcagagtggacagcttagaattcatcaacggagtcacacgggggagaaaccatttcaatgcatggagtgtggaatgagcttcagtcagagtggacagcttagaattcatcaactgagtcacacgggggagaaaccctttaaatgtatggagtgtggaaagagcttcaccgaTAGTGGAAGATTTAGAAGACATacaaaaactcacacaggagagaaaccatttaaatgcatagagtgtggaaagtgcttcagtaggAGTGAGAAACTGAATTTACATAATCgaacacacacaggagagaaaccatttaaatgcatggagtgtggaatgagcttcagtcacagtggaaatcttagaatacaccaacggactcacactggggagaaaccatttaaatgcatggagtgtggaaagagcttcagtcagagtggaaaccttagaaaacaccaacggactcatacaggggagaaatcaTATAAGTCCTAG